The following coding sequences lie in one Calditrichota bacterium genomic window:
- a CDS encoding GWxTD domain-containing protein: MYDLPGQTLKQNKLLVIFRVPYDNLLFEKQKDSFFASILWTLTIQNKDKSTAFTRDYRDTLRVAHFKETVSQKDFLQHVQTINLKPGEYTLLIRLNDQISHAVSIRRGDFEARNFDSNRVTFGDPIILKSPPGDSLDIEDIIPPFVPIQQDSFDVYVDIVSPAPQTTLQLSVDLQQLNGKSVLKKDGFVTSTSKRAKFYTTLHTANLSDQHYKLKISAVHVKSRPVYQYLWLKKKINALLKGNISAIIGPLQYVMNYSDWIRLKHAPPEQQKELFKKFWEKRNPLPDSPTNPLLEEFYRRVQFANENFSSSGAPGWQTDRGRIYIIYGPPDDIYRNDANLFSNEPPYIIWTYNNLRLRFVFVDELNIGDYRLVSRETF, translated from the coding sequence ATGTACGATCTTCCGGGACAAACCCTCAAACAGAATAAATTACTGGTCATTTTTCGGGTCCCGTACGATAATCTCCTTTTCGAAAAACAGAAGGATTCCTTTTTTGCCTCCATTCTGTGGACACTTACGATTCAAAATAAGGATAAATCAACGGCTTTCACAAGAGACTACAGAGATACGCTCCGTGTCGCTCATTTTAAAGAAACCGTTTCCCAGAAAGATTTCCTGCAGCATGTGCAAACGATCAATCTCAAACCCGGTGAATACACGCTTCTTATTCGCCTAAATGATCAAATTTCCCACGCGGTTTCCATCCGCAGGGGAGATTTTGAGGCCAGAAATTTTGACAGCAACAGGGTTACCTTTGGTGATCCGATTATCCTGAAATCTCCCCCGGGGGATTCACTTGACATTGAGGACATCATTCCCCCGTTTGTCCCCATTCAGCAGGATTCATTCGATGTTTATGTGGATATTGTGTCGCCGGCACCGCAGACAACGCTTCAACTTTCGGTAGATTTACAGCAATTGAATGGGAAATCCGTATTAAAAAAGGATGGTTTTGTAACATCCACCTCCAAAAGGGCTAAATTCTACACCACCCTCCATACAGCCAATCTGTCAGATCAACATTACAAACTCAAAATCTCCGCCGTTCATGTCAAATCGCGACCGGTCTATCAATATCTCTGGCTGAAAAAAAAGATTAATGCCTTGCTCAAAGGAAATATTTCAGCCATTATTGGCCCGCTTCAATATGTTATGAATTATTCGGACTGGATTCGTCTGAAACACGCGCCACCGGAGCAGCAAAAAGAGCTGTTTAAAAAATTCTGGGAGAAGCGAAATCCCCTGCCAGACAGCCCGACCAATCCGCTTCTGGAAGAATTCTACCGGCGCGTGCAATTCGCCAATGAGAATTTTTCTTCATCGGGCGCGCCAGGCTGGCAAACCGACCGGGGAAGGATTTACATTATCTACGGACCACCCGATGATATTTACAGAAATGACGCAAATCTTTTCAGTAATGAGCCCCCGTATATCATCTGGACTTACAACAACCTGAGGCTGCGCTTTGTTTTTGTCGATGAACTAAATATCGGGGATTACCGGTTGGTTTCAAGAGAAACCTTTTAA
- a CDS encoding redoxin domain-containing protein: MAAVAAKYKELKAMNVEVIAISTDSQFSHWMWKKTSPSIKKVEYPIASDHNGAVARAYGVYNPKTGMAYRGRFIINPDGKIMAVEVLTPPLGRNVNELIRQIKALQTIAKNPGKAAPAGWEPGKKLIGTGIKYIGVY; the protein is encoded by the coding sequence TTGGCTGCAGTTGCAGCTAAATACAAGGAACTCAAGGCCATGAATGTGGAGGTGATTGCAATAAGCACGGATTCGCAGTTTTCCCACTGGATGTGGAAGAAGACCTCTCCTTCGATCAAAAAGGTTGAGTATCCGATTGCTTCAGATCACAACGGAGCGGTTGCCCGGGCCTATGGTGTTTACAATCCCAAAACGGGCATGGCCTACCGGGGACGCTTTATCATTAACCCCGACGGTAAAATTATGGCCGTGGAGGTCCTGACGCCACCGCTGGGAAGAAATGTGAACGAATTGATTCGGCAAATTAAGGCGTTGCAGACAATTGCCAAAAATCCGGGCAAAGCTGCACCCGCAGGTTGGGAGCCGGGCAAGAAATTGATTGGAACCGGTATAAAATATATCGGTGTGTATTGA